One window of the Candidatus Methanomethylicota archaeon genome contains the following:
- a CDS encoding glutamine synthetase family protein, translated as MHRVMNEVEYLKPIIIDLDGKPRGLILKTSTNKQSIICFDGSSIKGHAPIEESDLLAKPDLKTMKTIKIGARTMKIAICDIEKASGEPYTKNTRMRLKEYVKELELKGLKFKVGVEMEYFIVKRVKGVEPIDKDQYFEVAPYAKAEKLQLEIMDKLNGIGIEVEKAHHEVAEGQYEYAIKASDPISTADNIVIAKMVTKEIAKRYGLEVTYMPKPFKNMNGSGMHIHISLQDMDGRNLFYDKDNGDISQKALQAIAGILKSSREISVLVAPIVNSYKRLKPGYEAPNKICWGYGNRSTLIRVPMTIDEEKCRIEYRHPDPSSNPYLAIIAVIATAMRGINEELTPMEPCKENAYRIEGKYGNLPSNLGEAVEEFKKSEYMKKILGEELHEEIVKNKTMEWRNYQNYILKNKVDDNEITEWEIERYLVKA; from the coding sequence CTTCGATGGATCATCAATTAAGGGACATGCACCAATAGAGGAAAGTGACCTACTGGCAAAGCCAGACTTGAAGACAATGAAAACCATAAAAATTGGCGCAAGGACTATGAAAATAGCCATATGTGATATTGAGAAAGCTTCAGGTGAACCATACACCAAGAACACGAGAATGCGCTTAAAGGAGTATGTTAAGGAGCTGGAGCTTAAAGGGTTAAAGTTTAAAGTGGGGGTAGAAATGGAGTACTTCATAGTTAAGAGGGTTAAGGGGGTGGAGCCAATAGATAAAGACCAGTATTTTGAAGTAGCACCATACGCTAAAGCTGAAAAATTACAATTGGAAATCATGGATAAATTGAATGGAATTGGAATTGAAGTTGAGAAAGCGCATCATGAAGTGGCTGAGGGGCAGTATGAGTATGCCATAAAAGCCTCAGACCCAATATCCACAGCAGATAATATAGTAATAGCGAAAATGGTTACAAAGGAGATTGCAAAAAGGTATGGCTTAGAAGTAACGTACATGCCAAAACCATTTAAGAATATGAATGGAAGTGGGATGCACATACACATAAGCCTACAAGATATGGATGGGAGAAACCTATTTTACGATAAGGATAATGGAGACATAAGCCAGAAAGCTTTACAAGCAATAGCTGGAATATTGAAAAGCTCAAGGGAAATATCAGTATTAGTAGCTCCAATTGTGAATTCATATAAGAGGTTGAAGCCAGGATATGAAGCTCCAAACAAAATATGCTGGGGATATGGAAATAGATCAACGTTGATAAGGGTGCCAATGACAATAGATGAAGAGAAGTGTAGAATAGAGTATAGGCATCCAGACCCATCATCCAACCCATACCTAGCAATAATAGCAGTCATCGCAACCGCAATGAGGGGGATAAATGAAGAGTTAACCCCAATGGAGCCATGCAAGGAAAACGCTTACAGAATTGAAGGGAAATATGGGAATCTACCATCAAACCTTGGAGAAGCCGTGGAAGAGTTCAAGAAGAGCGAATATATGAAGAAGATATTAGGTGAAGAATTACATGAAGAGATCGTGAAGAATAAGACTATGGAATGGAGGAACTACCAAAACTACATATTGAAAAACAAAGTAGACGATAATGAAATAACGGAGTGGGAGATAGAGAGATACTTGGTGAAAGCATAA
- a CDS encoding Lrp/AsnC family transcriptional regulator, which translates to MKDKLEIDDVDLEIIRRLRENSKLTYKEIAEAMGISIGAAYNRIKRLEEYGVIRGYTINIDYSKLGYDLTAIIMLQVDGPHIVEVEEKLAKYEENMSVYDVTGDFDVVVIAKVKDREHLNKLVKGILTIPHVKRTVTSIALSVVKENFTR; encoded by the coding sequence ATGAAAGATAAATTGGAGATAGATGATGTGGATTTAGAAATAATAAGGAGACTGAGGGAAAACTCGAAACTCACATATAAAGAGATAGCTGAAGCAATGGGGATATCCATAGGAGCCGCATATAATAGGATAAAGAGGCTGGAGGAGTATGGCGTAATAAGGGGGTACACAATAAACATAGATTACTCAAAACTGGGATACGATCTAACTGCAATTATAATGCTACAAGTGGATGGCCCACACATAGTGGAAGTTGAAGAGAAACTTGCAAAATATGAGGAAAATATGAGTGTATATGATGTAACAGGGGACTTCGACGTCGTTGTTATAGCGAAAGTTAAAGATAGAGAACATTTGAACAAACTGGTAAAGGGGATACTCACAATACCACACGTGAAGAGGACAGTTACAAGCATAGCTTTAAGTGTTGTAAAGGAAAACTTTACAAGGTAG